One Longimicrobiales bacterium genomic window, GGCGACGATCGAGCCGGTCTCGCGCGACGGCAACGACGCGGCGGACTACCTCTGCCTGGTCATGCCGCTGCGCCTGCTCGAGTAGCAGCCGTGCGCGAGCTGCGAGTAGAAGGCACGTCGTATCCGCTGCTGCGTCACCTGACGCCGCCCGTCGTCGCGATCACGTCGGTCGCAGGCGACAGGACCAACGGCATGATCGTGAACAGCGCACAGCGTGCCTCGCTCGTGCCATCCGTGCCGCGCATCTCGCTCTACATCCTCAAGCCGCACGTCACACACGAGCTGATCATGGAGAGCGGCATCTTCGCCGTGCACCTCCTCCGCAACGATCAGTTCGATGTCATCTGGCAGCTCGGCCTGCAGAGCGCACGCGACGTCCCCGACAAGCTCCAGGCCCTCGAGCTGCACACCGGCGAGACCGGCTGCCCGCTGCTCGTCGACTGCATCGCGTCCTTCGAGTGCCGCGTCATCAACGCCATGGACGCCGGCGCCGCCACGTTCTTCCTCGGCGACGTCGTGAAGGATCACGCAGGCACCGACGGCGACATCATGACCAGCCCCTTCTTCCGCGAGCACATGCCCGCTGACAAGAAACGCGTGTACGAGTCCAACCTCG contains:
- a CDS encoding flavin reductase family protein, whose translation is MRELRVEGTSYPLLRHLTPPVVAITSVAGDRTNGMIVNSAQRASLVPSVPRISLYILKPHVTHELIMESGIFAVHLLRNDQFDVIWQLGLQSARDVPDKLQALELHTGETGCPLLVDCIASFECRVINAMDAGAATFFLGDVVKDHAGTDGDIMTSPFFREHMPADKKRVYESNLAHAMEYLEPLSRSIDAVGWKGPRHK